The Mycobacterium haemophilum DSM 44634 sequence CACCGTCCACAACTACCAAGACGACTTCGCTTTGGTGAGCCACGCCGACCATAAGATCGCCGTGGAAATCCCGGAAATGCTGAATGAGCTAAAGACGTTAACCACAGCGCCACCCCAGCTGACCACTTCGGAGTTTCCTGTCGTGCTGTCGGTGGGTGAGCGGCGCGCCTACACGGCCAACGACATCTTCCGGGACCCGTCTTGGCGCAAACGGGATGTCGACGGTGCGCTACGGGTCAGCGTCGAAGATGCGCACGCTCTCGGGCTCACCGGCGGGGGACGTGCCCGGATCACGACCGCCGCCGGCAGTGCCGAAGCGACCGTCGAAATCACCGAGACCATGCTTCCCGGACATGCCGCGCTGCCCAACGGATTTGGGCTCGACTACACCGACGACAACGGCAACGTACTTATCCCGGGCGTCGCTCCGAACACACTCACGTCCACCGAATGGCGAGACCCTTACGCGGGTACGCCCTGGCACAAGCATGTGCCCGCGCGGATCGAGGCGCTGGCAGCAGTCAGTTCCAGATCCTGACCCGGCGTTGCGGTTCCAGGAATAATGCGTCGTTTTCGGTTACGTCAAAGGCGTCGTAAAAAGCATCAACATTACGGATAACACCGTTGCACCGGAACTCTGGCGGTGAATGCGGATCCACCGCTAACCGCCGGATTGCCTCGGCGTCTCGGGATTTGGTCCGCCACACCTGCGCCCAGCCGAAAAACACGCGCTGCACGCCGGTGAGACCGTCGATAACGGGAGCCGGTTGGCCGCTGCGCGACAGCTGGTAGGCCAACAGCGCGATGGACAGCCCGCCCAGGTCGCCGATGTTCTCGCCGACGGTGAAAGCGCCATTCACGTGGTGTTGCTGGTCTTGTCCGTCGAGCCCCCGAGGCGTGTACACCTCGTATTGTTCGATGAGCGCCTTGGTGCGGGCGCCGAACTCCGTGCGGTCGTCGTCGGTCCACCAGTCGACCAGGTTGCCGTCGCCGTCGTATTTGGCGCCCTGGTCGTCGAAGCCGTGCCCGATCTCGTGTCCGATCACCGCCCCGATCCCACCGTAGTTGGCGGCGTCGTCGGCCTCGGCGTCGAAGAACGGTGGCTGCAAAATAGCTGCGGGGAACACGATTTCATTCATCCCTGGGTTGTAATACGCGTTGACCGTCTGCGGCGTCATAAACCATTCGTCACGATCCACCGGGCCACCGAGTTTGGCTAGCTCACGATCGTGGTTGACCGCGTACCCGCGTTGGCAGTTGCCGTAGAGGTCGTCCCGGTGGATTACCAGCTTGGAGTAGTCCCGCCACTTCTTCGGGTAGCCGACCTTGGCGGTGAACTTAGTTAGCTTGCTCAGCGCGCGCTCTCGGGTCTGTGGCGTCATCCAGGCCAATTCGCTGATGCTGAGCCGGTAGGCTTGTTGCAGGTTGCCCACTAGGGCGTCGATTCGGGCCTTGGCGTTTGGCGGGAAATGTCGCTGCACGTAAAGCTTTCCGACGGCATCGCCCATGAGGTTCTCCACCAGCGAAACCCCTCGCTTCCAGCGGTCACGGATTTGCTCGGTGCCGGTCAGCAAGCGGCCGTAGAAATCGAAGTCCGCGGCAACCAGGTCGTCGGTCAGCCAGGGTGCGCGGGCGCGGATCAATCGCCAACGCGCCCAGCACTTCCAGTCTTCGAGGTGAACGCTTTCCCACAGCGCGGCGAACGCGGTGAGGTAATCAGGTTGGCGCACAACTAATTCGGCGACCGAGTCCGGCGTGCTGCCCAGCGCCCTCACCCAGCCGGCCCAGTCGAAGCCCGCCCCGTCGCTTTGTAGTTCAGCGAACGTGCGCAGGTTGTAG is a genomic window containing:
- a CDS encoding M13 family metallopeptidase; the encoded protein is MTVEAIRSGIDLSYVDANTRPQDDLFGHVNGRWLADYEIPADRATDGAFRHLFDQTEEQVRDLIAEASRKAAAGATAEADAQRIGDLYASFLDEQTVERRGTQPLLDELAMIDNAADASDLAAVLGALQRTGVSGGVAVYVDTDSKDSTRYLVHFSQSGIGLPDESYFRDEQHAEVLAAYPGHIARMFSLVYRGEHPEDPGAHGETAARIVALETELAAAHWDVVKRRDADLSYNLRTFAELQSDGAGFDWAGWVRALGSTPDSVAELVVRQPDYLTAFAALWESVHLEDWKCWARWRLIRARAPWLTDDLVAADFDFYGRLLTGTEQIRDRWKRGVSLVENLMGDAVGKLYVQRHFPPNAKARIDALVGNLQQAYRLSISELAWMTPQTRERALSKLTKFTAKVGYPKKWRDYSKLVIHRDDLYGNCQRGYAVNHDRELAKLGGPVDRDEWFMTPQTVNAYYNPGMNEIVFPAAILQPPFFDAEADDAANYGGIGAVIGHEIGHGFDDQGAKYDGDGNLVDWWTDDDRTEFGARTKALIEQYEVYTPRGLDGQDQQHHVNGAFTVGENIGDLGGLSIALLAYQLSRSGQPAPVIDGLTGVQRVFFGWAQVWRTKSRDAEAIRRLAVDPHSPPEFRCNGVIRNVDAFYDAFDVTENDALFLEPQRRVRIWN